The Porites lutea chromosome 11, jaPorLute2.1, whole genome shotgun sequence genome includes a region encoding these proteins:
- the LOC140953355 gene encoding uncharacterized protein, producing the protein MFCGSLKDKLLHTSRRCFLNNFLLFLLVFFDGAKDSTARGLPTEGRRRLYQTTADPIPHPNAGSLKKSETTNLLRNKLRFYNVLANWPTKSATPQRPFEESAVKKSNTEARPVERKQNLNLILDSRPNADNEKASNSSEEDFLVSGALQDEDRLSFAQENMQSKINKIPTYKYEEGVLRRKQTPTMLSDNSDEELLAAKAGVFKMGKATRKALSLLLSESAFSRDSLESETEVYRRKQTSRDSIPHLPPENSVRESLGSKRALIFSDDTAKILERKTLLYSEPFYRPTGALEKNEHLDPRRLISILGDPLPVYKRSDFADQNGVTMVRIGTVSRREPHSKGRVRRAHHRKAHFRPHRQEFLDSKRENWDQDEEDIGQTMDFSGLKRSPNEYSMLERLINDNTISFGTKAEQLDKESTIKEVEALSAQSTRPYSDEHLMGLPDDLSTMEVSEGELPPYDKLPGQHVGLDIRRNHISKKMEHKSGTSLNAISSQVGDDRVKTGNEADPSARPRLRRKKKRSLRHHFHHHHHWRSPYFHVRSQEFSPYYDYQEEHEPIEFIPRITRFMDFPRFPVPRRLPKFPMSLMSERFLPYPRLPKIAEYSPPQLETLEHYPEPPPIPTAISEREKAGGREQEPVDEWAPLPEPVPAPEPAPIPEPPPIPELAPIKEIPPIKEPQEKTPPNLDPKKTFDTGESNGGVKKSS; encoded by the exons ATGTTTTGTGGTTCTCTCAAGGATAAACTTCTTCATACATCACGTCGttgctttttaaataattttctgctttttcttcttgtctttTTTGACG GAGCCAAAGATTCCACAGCACGGGGCTTACCAACGGAAGGCAGAAGGCGGCTATATCAAACAACAGCGGATCCCATTCCTCATCCAAATGCAGGGAGCTTGAAAAAATCAGAAACAACAAACCTATTAAGAAATAAGCTCCGCTTTTACAACGTACTAGCGAATTGGCCGACGAAAAGTGCAACACCACAGAGACCTTTCGAAGAGTCAGCAGTAAAGAAATCTAACACAGAAGCAAGGCCCGTGGAGCGAAAACAAAATCTGAACTTGATCCTGGATTCACGTCCGAACGCAGATAATGAGAAAGCGAGCAATTCTTCTGAAGAAGATTTCCTAGTTTCTGGAGCTTTACAAGATGAAGACCGGCTCTCTTTTGCACAAGAAAATATGCagtcaaaaataaataaaataccgaCTTACAAGTACGAGGAGGGAGTTTTACGAAGAAAGCAAACACCCACTATGCTTTCGGATAACTCTGATGAAGAATTATTAGCAGCTAAAGCGGGAGTTTTCAAAATGGGAAAAGCAACACGTAAAGCTCTTTCCCTTCTTCTTTCGGAAAGTGCTTTCAGTAGAGATTCTTTAGAGTCGGAGACTGAGGTCTATCGACGAAAACAGACATCTCGTGATTCTATTCCACACCTTCCGCCAGAAAACAGTGTGAGAGAGAGCTTGGGTAGCAAGCGTGCCCTTATCTTTTCAGATGATACTGCCAAGATCTTGGAAAGAAAAACGCTGTTATATTCCGAGCCCTTTTACAGACCGACTGGCGCACTGGAAAAAAATGAACACTTAGATCCCAGACGGTTGATTTCAATATTAGGTGACCCATTACCTGTTTATAAAAGAAGTGATTTTGCTGATCAAAATGGTGTCACAATGGTGAGGATAGGTACTGTATCCCGAAGGGAGCCGCACAGTAAAGGGCGGGTAAGAAGGGCTCATCACAGAAAGGCGCATTTTCGACCTCATCGACAGGAGTTTTTGGATTCGAAAAGGGAAAATTGGGATCAAGATGAGGAAGACATTGGACAGACTATG GACTTCAGTGGTTTGAAACGCAGTCCTAATGAATACAGCATGCTAGAGCGCCTAATCAATGATAACACAATATCATTTGGAACCAAAGCGGAACAACTGGATAAAGAGTCCACGATAAAAGAAGTGGAAGCTCTGTCCGCCCAAAGCACTCGTCCGTATAGCGATGAGCACCTTATGGGACTACCGGACGATTTATCGACCATGGAAGTGTCGGAGGGGGAGTTACCGCCTTATGACAAACTTCCGGGCCAACACGTTGGACTAGATATTCGAAGAAATCATATCTCGAAGAAAATGGAACATAAAAGCGGCACATCTTTAAACGCAATTTCTAGTCAGGTTGGTGATGATAGGGTAAAGACTGGGAATGAAGCTGATCCCTCAGCTCGACCCAGGCTGCGGAGAAAAAAGAAGCGCTCGTTACGACAccactttcatcatcatcaccactgGCGTTCGCCCTACTTTCATGTTAGGTCACAAGAATTTTCTCCTTACTACGACTACCAAGAGGAACACGAACCTATTGAGTTCATACCAAGAATAACACGTTTTATGGATTTCCCGAGATTTCCCGTCCCGAGAAGATTGCCAAAGTTTCCAATGTCATTGATGTCTGAACGATTTCTTCCGTATCCCCGCCTTCCTAAAATTGCTGAATATTCTCCCCCACAGTTGGAAACTTTAGAGCATTACCCGGAGCCACCACCTATCCCAACGGCTATTTCAGAACGTGAGAAAGCTGGTGGTAGGGAACAAGAACCCGTGGACGAATGGGCCCCGTTACCCGAACCTGTCCCCGCACCTGAACCCGCACCAATTCCTGAGCCCCCACCAATACCAGAATTGGCACCTATTAAAGAGATCCCTCCCATCAAAGAACCACAGGAAAAGACACCTCCAAATTTGGACCCCAAGAAAACATTTGATACCGGGGAAAGTAATGGTGGAGTAAAGAAGAGTTCTTGA